Genomic DNA from Candidatus Bathyarchaeota archaeon:
TAGCATTTCTTCAGGTTTAGGTTCAATGATTTTCGGTTTAACTGTTAAACCGCATACTCCATTTGGTAAAAGCTTGTTTCTAATGCAGCTAGCAAACTTGCAGTTTTTAACATCGCATGCATCATCTGCAAATCGACACCAAGCTGTTTTGCTTTTGGAAAATAAAGCTTTTCTACCGCAGCGAAAAAGCTCGCAGCTAGGGTTACAATATTTTTGTTTTTCACTCATTATAGAAGCCTCTTTTTAAAAACATTTTCACCAAAAACCTTTTTTATTTTTAGTTTAATTCCAGAAAAAATGCGAAGCTTAAGCTGCAATCTTTTCAACCATTATTTTACAATTATTAATTTTTTAACTTTTTCCTATTTTAATCTTTCGCTTTAAATCTTTTTAAATAAATTTATAGTAGAATTAAAATAATCGTTTCTTTAGCTTCATAATGGTGAAATATTATTTGAGTAAAATTTTAAAGGTTAAACTTCCTTCCGATTATCCTCCTGAAGATGGATGTTATTTAAGAGGGAATGATTATTCTCCAGTTGCTGTTGTAATTCTTTTGCATACTCGATATGAAGCTATACCTGATTTTCTTCAGAATTTAGCTAAAGTTGCTGTTGAAGCTGGTGCAGCTTTAGCTGGTTTTCTGCAAACAGAAAATATTGGAATAGAAAAGATTGTTTGCAATATTGTAGCTAACCCAAATATTCGTTATATAGTTTTATGCGGGGTTGAATCAGCTGGTCATTGGCCTGGCGATGCTTTTATATGCTTTATTAAAAATGGAGTTGATGAAAAACGGTTTATCATAGGCTCAAAAGCTCCAACACCATACCTTTATAATATTAGCTTAGAAGCTATAGAACGGTTTAGAAAACAAATAACTTTAATTAATTTGTTAAGCGAGGAAGATAGAAAAATAAGGATTGCCCCTGAAGTTATGCGTAAAGCAGTATGGGCATGCATTCAAGAGCAGCCCACTAAATTTTTAAATTATACAGTTTATGATTCGGGAGCCTATCCTGAACCACCTATGTGTGAGAAAATTACTTGGCGAATAACTAAGCCTTGGGCTGTTTATTCTGAGACTGAAGCTAAAGAAATGGTGAAGATAAAAGAGGCGGCAGCACTTAAAGCTAAAGAAGAGGATGAAAGAAGACAGAAAATTGAAGAATCTAAAGTTTTTCTTCAACTTCTATTTCCTAAAGGAAGAAGAAGAGAAGATGAGAACCATCTTAAAAGTTAACTATTTCAAAGGGATTAAAAATGGAGGAAGAATATTTTTGCCCTATATGTAACGAAAAAATGTTTATTTCTCAATTTGAAGTTTCATGCGTTTACTGCGGAATTAAAGCTAAAGAAGATTATGTTTGTGGTAAAGGTCATTATATATGCGAAAAATGCAGGACTGCCAACCCTAAAGAATTGATACTTAATACATGTAAAATTTCCAAAGAGAAAGATGCGTTAAAGTTGGCGATACTGTTAATGAAGCATCCAGGAGTGCCTACGCATGGCCCGGAACATCACTATATAGTTGGTTGCACGTTTTTAACAGCTTTAAAAAATTTAGGAATATTTAATATATCATCTTCAGACTTCGATAAGATAGTTAGTCGAAGCATTAAAATACCTTACGGTGCTTGCGGAAGTTGGGGAGCTTGCGGAGCAGCTATAAGCGCTGGAATAGCGTTCAGCGTAGCTTCAAAAGCTAATATGTTATCTAAAAATGAAAGAAGAAATGCATTAACTATTGTGTCAAAAACTTTAGGGGAAATAGCTAAGCTTAATGGTCCTAGATGCTGTAAAGCAAGCGTTTTCTTAACATTAATTAAAGCTTTAAAAATTATAAATGAATTATATGGGATAAATTATGAAGTTGACGAAAATTATATATGCGAGTTTTCTGAAAGAAATGAAGATTGCTTAAAAGAAAGGTGCCCATTCCATGGTAAATAAAAAATTTTGGAGGCTCATTTCTCAATCATCTATAAATGAATTAAATTTTAATTTATCGGTTGATGAAGCTATTCTTAGATGTGTTCAAGAAGGTTTGAGCGAATCTACTTTAAGATTATGGACTGGTAGACCATCAATTATATTGAGTAAATTAGATAAAATCTTTGAAAATAACCTTGTTAACTGGCGGAAGTTAGGGTTAAATGTTGCTAGAAGCTGCATGAATGGACGCATAATTTATAATGATGAAGGAGTTTTAAACATAGTTGTAGCTTCAAATGAGCTTCAAGATAAATTAAGCTTTAAACATTTGCATAAATTAATTTATGAAGTTGCTTCATTTCCAATTTTAAATTTTGGATTAAAACCAGTTGTAAATGAAGATTCTAGGTTAATTTTAACGAATGATAAAATTTTA
This window encodes:
- a CDS encoding tetrahydromethanopterin S-methyltransferase subunit A; protein product: MSKILKVKLPSDYPPEDGCYLRGNDYSPVAVVILLHTRYEAIPDFLQNLAKVAVEAGAALAGFLQTENIGIEKIVCNIVANPNIRYIVLCGVESAGHWPGDAFICFIKNGVDEKRFIIGSKAPTPYLYNISLEAIERFRKQITLINLLSEEDRKIRIAPEVMRKAVWACIQEQPTKFLNYTVYDSGAYPEPPMCEKITWRITKPWAVYSETEAKEMVKIKEAAALKAKEEDERRQKIEESKVFLQLLFPKGRRREDENHLKS